In a genomic window of Amycolatopsis japonica:
- a CDS encoding helix-turn-helix domain-containing protein: MLTDDVTGTVGGIPMGMARVPGRSVLEGAFALLEVLAAADAGAGLGLTEAAHRAGLPKSTAHRLLEQMCGIGAVERLLRGYVVGPLAGRLVQGRGRLHARIRAAAGKPAIRLAKLTRTDVAVCVLAGSDVLVVAAVSGHSASVPAVSPGTVLPSSAAVAGVLLGGAAHGAAAPIRCPEGRIVAAIGLLTAPASDLAVMRRLVDAAALEAGHELTESAH; the protein is encoded by the coding sequence ATGCTTACGGACGATGTGACCGGCACCGTCGGAGGTATTCCGATGGGCATGGCGCGCGTGCCCGGCCGTTCGGTGCTCGAGGGCGCGTTCGCGTTGCTCGAAGTGCTCGCCGCCGCCGACGCCGGCGCGGGTCTGGGGTTGACCGAGGCGGCGCACCGGGCGGGCCTGCCCAAGTCGACGGCGCACCGGCTGCTGGAACAGATGTGCGGGATCGGCGCGGTCGAACGGCTGTTGCGCGGCTACGTCGTCGGCCCGCTGGCGGGCAGGCTCGTCCAGGGCCGGGGACGACTGCACGCGAGGATCCGCGCCGCCGCGGGGAAACCGGCGATCCGGTTGGCGAAACTGACCAGGACCGACGTCGCGGTCTGCGTGCTGGCGGGGTCCGACGTCCTGGTCGTCGCGGCGGTCTCGGGACACTCCGCGAGCGTGCCCGCCGTCTCGCCGGGCACGGTTCTGCCGTCCTCGGCCGCGGTGGCCGGGGTGCTGCTCGGCGGTGCCGCGCACGGTGCCGCCGCGCCGATCCGCTGCCCGGAAGGCCGCATCGTGGCCGCGATCGGCCTCCTGACCGCCCCGGCGAGCGACCTCGCGGTGATGCGGAGGCTGGTCGACGCCGCCGCGCTGGAGGCCGGTCACGAGTTGACCGAATCCGCACACTGA
- a CDS encoding YceI family protein — protein MTTVTPLSELTGDYSLDAAGTTLAFIARHTMGSRVPGHFDEFDGSAHLDGDDPARSSVRLTIKAASIDTGNQKRDDHLRTAFFDVAGHPVITFVSTAVRHVGGSGFEVTGDLTIRSVTKPVRVAVELVDARPGADGVRTGFTGAVSLNRLRWGVNENLATRLMVGSKVTLQLTVAASRQGGSPAR, from the coding sequence ATGACGACCGTGACCCCGCTCAGCGAACTGACCGGCGACTACTCACTCGACGCCGCCGGTACGACGCTCGCCTTCATCGCCCGGCACACCATGGGAAGCCGGGTGCCGGGCCATTTCGACGAATTCGACGGCAGCGCCCACCTCGACGGCGACGATCCGGCCAGGTCCAGCGTCCGGCTCACCATCAAGGCCGCGAGCATCGACACCGGCAACCAGAAGCGCGACGACCACCTGCGCACCGCTTTTTTCGACGTGGCAGGACATCCGGTCATCACCTTCGTCTCGACCGCCGTCCGGCACGTCGGCGGCAGCGGGTTCGAGGTCACCGGCGACCTGACCATCCGAAGTGTCACGAAACCGGTCCGCGTCGCCGTCGAGCTGGTCGACGCCAGGCCTGGCGCGGACGGTGTCCGTACCGGGTTCACGGGCGCAGTTTCGCTCAACCGCCTCCGCTGGGGTGTGAACGAGAACCTCGCCACCAGGCTCATGGTCGGCTCGAAGGTGACCCTGCAGCTGACCGTCGCCGCGAGCCGCCAGGGCGGTTCTCCGGCGCGCTGA
- a CDS encoding SAM-dependent methyltransferase gives MNREQISRIAHADHPIKSPLDDASVGRLLNRSLSRGDARVLDLGCGTGEWLLRALATRPHLLAEGVDISGGALEDARRAANDRGVADRLVLHHREADGFVSAQPFDLVLSVGSSHAFGGLLPTLAAARRHLAPGGRVLIGEGFWSRTPSPEAVEMLGDFADLATTVDRVVADGWTPIHGHVSTRHELDEYEWACWGSLASWALDHPEDPNGKEALSMATIRRTEWLRVYRETWGFLSLVLRRTPREWQDLGCY, from the coding sequence GTGAACCGCGAACAAATCTCCCGTATCGCCCATGCCGATCACCCGATCAAGTCGCCACTGGACGACGCGTCGGTCGGCCGGCTCCTGAACCGAAGCCTTTCCCGGGGCGACGCGCGCGTCCTCGATCTCGGATGCGGCACCGGGGAATGGCTCTTGCGCGCCCTGGCCACGCGGCCACATCTGCTCGCCGAAGGCGTGGACATCTCCGGCGGCGCTTTGGAAGACGCGCGTCGCGCGGCGAACGATCGCGGCGTCGCCGATCGCCTCGTCCTCCACCACCGCGAGGCCGACGGTTTCGTCTCGGCGCAGCCGTTCGACCTGGTACTGAGCGTCGGATCCTCGCATGCCTTCGGCGGACTGCTGCCCACCCTGGCCGCGGCCCGGCGTCATCTGGCTCCAGGAGGCCGTGTCCTGATCGGAGAGGGCTTCTGGAGCCGCACGCCCTCCCCTGAAGCCGTCGAAATGCTCGGGGACTTCGCCGACCTGGCCACCACAGTGGACCGCGTGGTCGCCGACGGATGGACCCCGATCCACGGACACGTCAGCACACGCCACGAACTGGACGAGTACGAGTGGGCATGCTGGGGATCACTGGCGTCGTGGGCACTTGACCATCCTGAAGACCCGAACGGCAAGGAAGCGCTCTCGATGGCGACCATCCGCCGGACCGAATGGCTGCGTGTCTACCGGGAGACCTGGGGATTCCTGTCGCTCGTCCTCCGCCGCACGCCTCGTGAGTGGCAAGACCTAGGGTGCTATTGA
- a CDS encoding LysR substrate-binding domain-containing protein, producing the protein MELRHLRYFVTVAETCHFGRAAEQLHVAQPALSHTIRQLEDELGVVLLARTTRQVRVTPAGEFFLAEARRVLAGLDVGVRGVRRIGEGKLGLLRVGFTGTAAFSHLPHLARALAQRVPQVELEIRADLLTAEQCERLRTGTLGIGVLRPPVTGDDIDFRVIESEPLILAVPADHRLAVEPVVAMADLRTEPIVTYDRRNSVVYEAVARSCREAGLTPHQLHEASGTAVLLALVAGGLGVGVVPASARALPLAGVVFRDLAGAATVELALAWHRETPSPLVTTVLDALEDVFPSTTPSTGGT; encoded by the coding sequence ATGGAGCTTCGTCACCTGCGTTACTTCGTCACCGTCGCCGAGACATGTCACTTCGGCCGGGCGGCCGAGCAGCTGCACGTCGCACAGCCCGCGCTCTCGCACACCATCCGGCAATTAGAGGACGAACTGGGTGTCGTCCTGCTGGCCCGGACCACCCGGCAGGTCCGGGTGACGCCGGCGGGCGAGTTCTTCCTGGCCGAAGCCCGGCGTGTGCTCGCCGGGCTGGACGTGGGTGTCCGCGGGGTCCGGCGCATCGGCGAAGGCAAACTGGGTCTGCTCCGGGTCGGGTTCACCGGCACGGCGGCGTTCTCCCATCTGCCGCATCTGGCCAGGGCGCTCGCGCAGCGGGTGCCACAGGTGGAGCTGGAGATCCGCGCCGATCTGCTGACCGCCGAGCAGTGCGAACGCCTGCGCACGGGCACGCTGGGGATCGGGGTGCTCCGCCCGCCGGTCACCGGTGACGACATCGACTTCCGGGTGATCGAGAGTGAGCCGCTGATCCTCGCCGTCCCGGCCGACCACCGGCTGGCCGTCGAACCCGTCGTCGCGATGGCGGATCTGCGGACCGAACCGATCGTGACCTACGACCGGCGCAATTCGGTCGTGTACGAAGCCGTCGCGCGCAGCTGCCGCGAGGCCGGGCTCACGCCCCATCAGCTGCACGAAGCCTCCGGGACCGCGGTCCTGCTGGCACTGGTCGCCGGTGGGCTGGGGGTCGGCGTGGTCCCCGCCTCGGCCCGTGCCCTCCCCCTGGCCGGTGTCGTGTTCCGCGATCTCGCCGGAGCGGCGACCGTGGAGCTGGCGCTGGCCTGGCATCGCGAGACCCCGTCCCCGCTCGTCACGACCGTCCTCGACGCGCTCGAGGACGTCTTTCCTTCCACCACACCGTCCACAGGGGGCACCTGA
- a CDS encoding mandelate racemase/muconate lactonizing enzyme family protein — MKITRIEAIPFAIPYRKPLKFASGEVHIAEHVLVRVHADNGIVGVAEAPPRPFTYGETQAGIIAVIDSLFAPQIVGLSLLDRETVHTRLARTVGNPTAKSAIDMAIWDALGRSLDVSVTELLGGYTDRMRVSHMLGFDEPSAMVAEAEKMRDTHGISTFKVKVGRRPVSLDTAVVRALREHFGDGVDLYIDGNRGWTAAESARAMREMADLDLLFAEELCPADDVLGRRWLVGQIGVPFIADESAVTPADVTREVLGGSATAISIKTARTGFTRSQRTHHLAEGLGLEVVMGNQIDGQLGSLCTVAFGSAYELTSRRPGELSNFLDMSDDLLTEPLRITDGELTVRPGAGLGAEIDPEKLRRYRQDH; from the coding sequence ATGAAGATCACGCGAATCGAGGCGATCCCGTTCGCCATCCCGTACCGAAAACCGCTGAAGTTCGCTTCGGGAGAGGTGCACATCGCCGAGCACGTCCTCGTGCGGGTGCACGCCGACAACGGCATCGTCGGCGTGGCCGAGGCACCCCCGCGGCCGTTCACTTACGGCGAGACCCAGGCGGGCATCATCGCGGTGATCGACTCCCTGTTCGCCCCGCAGATCGTCGGCCTCAGCCTGCTCGACCGCGAAACGGTGCACACCCGGCTCGCCCGCACGGTCGGCAACCCGACCGCCAAATCCGCCATCGACATGGCCATCTGGGACGCGCTCGGCCGCAGCCTCGACGTGTCGGTGACCGAACTGCTCGGGGGCTACACCGACCGCATGCGCGTGTCCCACATGCTCGGCTTCGACGAGCCGTCCGCGATGGTCGCCGAAGCCGAGAAGATGCGCGACACCCACGGCATCAGCACCTTCAAGGTCAAGGTCGGCCGGCGTCCCGTGTCGCTCGACACCGCTGTCGTGCGCGCACTGCGGGAGCATTTCGGCGACGGCGTCGACCTCTACATCGACGGCAACCGCGGCTGGACCGCCGCCGAATCCGCCCGTGCGATGCGGGAGATGGCCGACCTCGACCTGCTCTTCGCCGAGGAACTGTGCCCGGCCGACGACGTTCTCGGCAGGCGCTGGCTGGTGGGACAGATCGGCGTTCCGTTCATCGCCGACGAATCCGCGGTGACGCCGGCCGACGTCACCCGTGAGGTGCTCGGCGGCTCCGCCACCGCGATCAGCATCAAGACCGCCCGCACCGGCTTCACCCGTTCGCAGCGCACGCATCACCTCGCCGAGGGACTCGGTCTGGAGGTCGTGATGGGCAACCAGATCGACGGCCAGCTCGGCTCGCTGTGCACGGTCGCGTTCGGCTCGGCCTACGAGCTGACGTCCCGTCGTCCCGGCGAGCTGTCGAACTTCCTCGACATGAGCGACGACCTGCTCACCGAGCCGCTGCGCATCACCGACGGCGAACTCACCGTCCGCCCCGGTGCCGGCCTCGGCGCCGAGATCGATCCCGAAAAGCTCCGGCGTTACCGCCAGGACCACTGA
- the catA gene encoding catechol 1,2-dioxygenase, which yields MTAIHETATAAASGANATERFKSDKFAGVAGTPKERVSLLAREVLEAVHGTIRKHKVTYDEYNALKAWLISVGEDGEWPLFLDVWVEHVVEEVATEHREGNKGTIEGPYYVPDAPEQGARGSVPMREDESGTPLAWTGRVTSTDGSALAGAKVELWHADADGFYSQFAPKIPEWNLRASFTADDDGRFEIHTVRPAPYQIPTDGACGKLIAAAGWHAWRPAHLHVKVSAPGHELLTAQLYFPGDEHNDDDIASAVKPELVLDPRPSGDGEAIEYGFVLDPERS from the coding sequence ATGACCGCCATCCACGAGACGGCCACCGCGGCCGCGTCCGGCGCCAACGCGACCGAACGGTTCAAGAGCGACAAGTTCGCCGGGGTCGCCGGAACGCCCAAGGAGCGGGTCAGCCTGCTGGCTCGCGAGGTGCTGGAGGCCGTGCACGGCACGATCCGTAAGCACAAGGTCACCTACGACGAGTACAACGCGCTCAAAGCGTGGCTGATCAGCGTGGGCGAGGACGGCGAGTGGCCGCTGTTCCTCGATGTGTGGGTGGAGCACGTCGTCGAAGAGGTCGCGACCGAGCACCGCGAGGGCAACAAGGGCACCATCGAAGGCCCGTATTACGTGCCCGACGCGCCCGAGCAGGGAGCCCGCGGTTCGGTCCCGATGCGCGAGGACGAGTCCGGTACGCCGCTCGCCTGGACCGGCCGGGTCACCTCGACCGACGGGTCCGCGCTGGCGGGCGCGAAGGTCGAGCTGTGGCACGCCGACGCCGACGGCTTCTACTCCCAGTTCGCGCCGAAGATCCCGGAGTGGAACCTGCGCGCGAGCTTCACCGCCGATGACGACGGCCGGTTCGAGATCCACACCGTTCGTCCCGCCCCGTATCAGATCCCGACCGACGGCGCCTGCGGCAAGCTCATCGCCGCGGCGGGCTGGCACGCGTGGCGTCCGGCGCATCTGCACGTCAAGGTGTCCGCGCCCGGCCACGAACTGCTCACCGCGCAGCTGTACTTCCCCGGCGACGAGCACAACGACGACGACATCGCTTCGGCGGTCAAACCGGAACTGGTGCTGGACCCGCGTCCGTCGGGCGACGGCGAGGCCATCGAGTACGGCTTCGTCCTCGACCCCGAACGTTCTTGA
- the catC gene encoding muconolactone Delta-isomerase, producing MLYHVRMDVRLPPDLDPAERTDIIAREKAYSQQLQREGKWPQIWRIAGEYANFSILDVADHDELHTLLSGLPLFPYMDIEVTPLAAHPSKVTG from the coding sequence ATGCTTTACCACGTTCGCATGGACGTTCGCCTGCCGCCGGATCTCGATCCGGCGGAACGGACCGACATCATCGCGCGAGAAAAGGCGTACAGCCAGCAGCTGCAACGCGAAGGGAAGTGGCCGCAGATCTGGCGGATCGCGGGCGAATACGCGAACTTCTCGATCCTCGACGTCGCGGATCACGACGAGCTGCATACGCTTTTGTCCGGTTTGCCGTTGTTTCCCTATATGGACATCGAAGTCACACCCTTGGCGGCGCATCCGTCGAAAGTCACGGGCTGA